In a genomic window of Acidobacteriota bacterium:
- a CDS encoding IS256 family transposase codes for MSRIVARLKALFATWQDRDLSTERYAVIFLDGFHLKVRLAKRVVSVPVLAALGVAENGQKCLLQLRLAASEAEVTWGAVVTDLQQRGLAAPLLLVVDGNAGLKNALKQWDGVRIQRCATHKLENLKAHCPQHARAEMKRDYDRIIYADDGRAGRAAHDAFVKKWSTLCPAVAKSLEEAGLELLTFYAFPQETWKSIRTTSTIENLNREFRRRTKTQASFSTEAAALTVVYGLVAFGQIQPRKIDGYTKLPSFLEKEWKKVA; via the coding sequence GTGTCGCGGATCGTGGCCCGTCTGAAGGCGCTGTTTGCCACGTGGCAGGATCGCGATCTCTCGACAGAGCGCTACGCGGTGATCTTCCTCGACGGGTTCCATCTGAAGGTCCGCCTGGCGAAACGCGTCGTCTCGGTGCCGGTGCTTGCGGCGCTCGGCGTGGCGGAAAACGGCCAGAAATGCTTGCTGCAGCTGCGCCTCGCCGCATCCGAGGCCGAGGTGACCTGGGGCGCGGTCGTCACCGACCTTCAGCAGCGGGGCCTCGCGGCACCGCTCCTGCTCGTCGTCGATGGCAATGCCGGCTTGAAGAACGCGTTGAAACAGTGGGACGGCGTCCGCATCCAGCGCTGTGCCACCCACAAGCTCGAAAATCTGAAGGCGCATTGTCCCCAGCATGCGCGTGCAGAGATGAAACGCGACTACGACCGCATCATCTACGCCGACGATGGCCGCGCCGGACGCGCCGCCCATGATGCGTTCGTGAAGAAGTGGTCGACGCTCTGCCCAGCGGTCGCGAAATCGCTGGAAGAAGCCGGTCTGGAGCTCCTGACCTTCTATGCCTTCCCCCAGGAGACGTGGAAATCGATTCGGACCACCAGCACGATCGAGAATCTCAATCGCGAATTTCGTCGTCGGACGAAAACGCAGGCGTCGTTCAGCACCGAAGCCGCCGCGCTGACCGTGGTCTACGGCCTGGTCGCTTTCGGGCAGATTCAACCGCGAAAAATCGATGGTTACACGAAGCTGCCGTCGTTCCTCGAGAAGGAGTGGAAGAAAGTCGCGTGA